From Polyodon spathula isolate WHYD16114869_AA chromosome 24, ASM1765450v1, whole genome shotgun sequence, one genomic window encodes:
- the LOC121298721 gene encoding uncharacterized protein LOC121298721 — protein sequence MEGLHAPLFFQLLLLISAVHPSISDDHRYYTSEGRSVSLPCGGVESAADGVVEWVQTQIGHVTANTILTRHQDGTVSKGMKYTGDRFQLQADSSLMIQRAMPEDAGSYQCNGNQASQLLFLTVFSDPKDPIPGELVIVTCELKCDVNCGSYTLRMNAEGRRETSQDAPLQMVFTVSKSDDKEIFRCRLDEAGKGRAEASFLLQVKDDHSARTKGPKIGAGADHLNLSLVFILLAAAVAMLFQ from the exons ATGGAGGGACTGCATGCACCACTGTTTTTTCAGCTTTTACTGCTCATTTCGGCGGTACATCCTTCAATCAGCG ATGATCACAGATACTACACATCTGAGGGAAGGTCAGTGAGCTTGCCCTGTGGGGGAGTGGAGTCAGCTGCAGACGGTGTGGTTGAGTGGGTGCAGACCCAGATAGGACATGTAACTGCAAACACCATTCTGACTAGACACCAGGACGGCACAGTCAgcaaaggaatgaaatacaccgGGGATCGGTTCCAGCTCCAGGCTGACTCCTCATTGATGATACAGAGAGCGATGCCTGAAGATGCTGGAAGTTACCAATGCAATGGCAACCAGGCTTCACAGCTGCTATTCCTGACTG tgttTTCAGACCCTAAGGATCCGATACCTGGAGAATTGGTTATCGTAACTTGTGAATTGAAATGTGACGTGAACTGTGGGTCCTACACCTTGAGGATGAATGCAGAGGGCCGGAGGGAGACATCTCAGGATGCACCACTGCAGATGGTGTTTACCGTCAGCAAGTCTGATGACAAAGAAATATTCCGATGCAGATTGGATGAAGCAGGGAAAGGAAGAGCAGAAGCTTCATTTCTATTGCAAGTTAAAG acgATCATTCTGCTAGAACAAAAGGGCCCAAGATTGGTGCAGGGGCAG ATCATTTGAACTTATCTCTGGTGTTTATCCTTCTTGCCGCAGCAGTGGCGATGCTGTTTCAGTAA